The following proteins come from a genomic window of Microbacterium sp. SY138:
- a CDS encoding AbfB domain-containing protein, with the protein MLPSKSRRRARIGAVGIASALVSALLVSVPVSSAVADDAPGFLVESGAYPDGASVGAANGIVLKDGNGGLRVVTCPVPVPVAAGLIEVEFENAGKKAKVCFETVFRPAVLNLEIAASFGVKAGKQPMDVTYSVAGGPETAIPVPAGGRRTVDQNQTGQSTVVAIEVDAVSTDVPATTATHPRTAVTKIRTGLGSCTGTLVDRSWVLTAASCFAADPATLVAGVPAAPARALFGPDVANDKIASGTGDLGVKVTHVEPAGNGQDVVLAKLEAPVDDITPMPVATAAPVAGQDIAFTGFGRTNNVWVPLTSRTNTYPVTSLNTATVTTAASGASLCLGDGGAPGVRDINGTKTLVAVASQASQAGCYGSGIPAGTGAVTATRGDVIAPWVTATIENGRKLAGISAGQVLEIESIAQAGACMSTKNAASNSSAGPVVIPSSCTLIGQMRRWELVEVTPTVFALRNYVDRAMCAASSDAAGSALVQAACAPADPKQQWTFREQAAGTVSVVNIASGKVLAAPATTAITLKTDSGANVDRWKYTNVAKMRYDAATVGSYVSLRTAVGGKSLTATTTAQANVKDVVATSPLALRQESTFRVVKGLIDPQCVSFESIASPGKFLNISTTADGNIVLVAPSPTSTRNATWCAQDAAHGVGFSFPAARDSWRMLRSHKNGLVYGGASFNAGVPNGDDQAGYVPDTAWVIGEPWAAPTFAGGQVFEIESIGQPGTCFSTKSAASSPNAGAVLAPVGCTLNPQMRRWELIEVSPTVFGLRNYAHHPMCAASSDAAGSGVVQAACATTDTRQQWTFADQPSGGVSIVNVASGKVLTAPTSTTLTLRAATGASVERWTYKNVTKMRSDVATIGSYVSLRTVVGGKSLTAVPAAAQASVGNVTASSPLAQRQAATFRVVQGLVDPQCYSFESVASPGKYLNISTTTDGYIVLATPSATSSRNATWCAEDAEFGVGLSFPAARDPWRKLRMHQNGLVYGGATFSAGVPNGDDAANYIPDTAWVFGEPWVTAP; encoded by the coding sequence ATGCTCCCCTCGAAGTCTCGCCGCCGTGCGCGCATCGGCGCGGTCGGTATCGCGTCCGCGTTGGTGTCGGCGTTGCTCGTGTCGGTTCCTGTGTCGTCGGCGGTGGCGGATGATGCTCCGGGGTTCCTGGTGGAGTCGGGGGCGTATCCGGATGGGGCGTCGGTGGGGGCGGCGAATGGGATCGTTCTGAAGGACGGCAACGGCGGGTTGCGGGTGGTGACGTGTCCGGTCCCGGTTCCGGTCGCGGCCGGGCTGATCGAGGTGGAGTTCGAGAACGCGGGCAAGAAGGCGAAGGTGTGTTTCGAGACGGTGTTCCGTCCGGCGGTGTTGAATCTGGAGATCGCGGCGTCGTTCGGTGTGAAGGCCGGTAAGCAGCCGATGGATGTCACGTATTCGGTCGCGGGTGGTCCGGAGACGGCGATCCCGGTTCCGGCGGGTGGGCGTCGCACGGTCGACCAGAATCAGACGGGGCAGTCGACGGTCGTGGCGATCGAGGTTGATGCGGTGTCGACGGATGTGCCGGCGACGACGGCCACGCATCCGCGGACGGCTGTCACGAAGATCCGCACGGGTCTGGGCTCGTGCACGGGCACGTTGGTGGACCGGTCGTGGGTGCTGACGGCGGCGAGCTGTTTCGCGGCCGATCCGGCGACGCTTGTCGCGGGTGTTCCGGCCGCTCCGGCGCGGGCGTTGTTCGGCCCGGATGTCGCGAACGACAAGATCGCGAGCGGCACCGGAGATCTGGGTGTGAAGGTCACGCACGTGGAGCCGGCGGGCAACGGTCAGGACGTGGTGCTGGCGAAGCTGGAGGCACCTGTCGATGACATCACCCCGATGCCGGTCGCGACGGCCGCTCCGGTCGCAGGCCAGGACATCGCGTTCACGGGCTTCGGCCGCACGAACAACGTCTGGGTCCCGCTCACCTCTCGGACGAACACCTACCCGGTCACGTCCCTCAACACGGCCACAGTGACCACCGCAGCCTCCGGTGCTTCGCTCTGTCTCGGTGACGGCGGCGCCCCCGGCGTCCGCGACATCAACGGCACGAAGACACTCGTCGCTGTCGCGTCGCAGGCATCACAGGCTGGCTGCTACGGCTCCGGCATCCCCGCCGGAACCGGGGCGGTCACGGCGACCCGCGGCGATGTCATCGCACCCTGGGTCACCGCGACGATCGAGAACGGCCGGAAGCTCGCCGGAATCAGCGCCGGTCAGGTGCTGGAGATCGAGAGCATCGCTCAGGCGGGCGCGTGCATGTCGACCAAGAACGCAGCGTCGAACTCTTCAGCGGGACCTGTGGTGATTCCGTCGAGCTGCACGCTCATCGGCCAGATGCGTCGGTGGGAGCTCGTAGAGGTCACTCCGACCGTCTTCGCCCTGCGCAACTACGTCGACCGCGCGATGTGTGCCGCGAGTTCGGATGCCGCAGGCAGCGCCCTCGTGCAGGCCGCCTGCGCGCCCGCCGATCCGAAGCAGCAGTGGACGTTCCGCGAGCAGGCCGCCGGCACGGTGAGTGTCGTGAACATCGCGTCCGGCAAGGTTCTCGCAGCGCCCGCGACGACGGCCATCACGCTGAAGACGGATTCCGGCGCGAACGTCGATCGATGGAAGTACACGAACGTCGCGAAGATGCGTTACGACGCTGCCACCGTGGGAAGCTACGTATCGTTGCGCACGGCCGTCGGAGGCAAGTCCCTCACCGCGACCACCACCGCCCAGGCGAACGTCAAGGATGTCGTCGCGACGTCACCTCTCGCGTTGCGCCAGGAATCGACATTCCGGGTCGTGAAGGGTCTGATCGATCCGCAGTGCGTCAGCTTCGAGTCGATCGCCTCGCCGGGCAAGTTCCTGAACATCTCCACGACGGCAGACGGAAACATTGTGCTGGTCGCGCCTTCTCCCACCAGTACGCGCAACGCGACCTGGTGTGCGCAGGATGCGGCGCACGGAGTCGGCTTCTCGTTCCCCGCGGCTCGCGATTCCTGGCGGATGCTGCGTTCACACAAGAACGGTCTCGTCTACGGCGGCGCCAGCTTCAATGCGGGCGTGCCCAACGGCGATGATCAGGCCGGCTACGTTCCCGATACCGCGTGGGTCATCGGCGAGCCCTGGGCCGCGCCCACGTTCGCAGGAGGTCAGGTCTTCGAGATCGAGAGCATCGGCCAACCAGGCACATGCTTCTCGACGAAGAGCGCGGCGTCGAGTCCGAACGCCGGGGCTGTCCTGGCTCCCGTGGGCTGCACCCTGAACCCCCAGATGCGTCGTTGGGAACTGATCGAGGTCTCACCGACCGTCTTCGGCCTGCGCAATTACGCGCATCACCCCATGTGCGCCGCGAGTTCGGATGCTGCGGGCAGCGGGGTCGTGCAGGCTGCGTGTGCTACGACTGACACCCGTCAGCAGTGGACATTCGCCGACCAGCCCTCGGGCGGAGTGAGCATCGTCAACGTCGCCTCCGGCAAGGTGCTCACAGCGCCGACCTCGACGACTCTCACCTTGAGGGCCGCCACGGGCGCGAGCGTCGAACGATGGACGTACAAGAACGTCACCAAGATGCGTTCCGACGTCGCGACGATCGGCAGTTACGTTTCGCTGCGCACCGTCGTCGGTGGGAAGTCCTTGACGGCCGTGCCTGCCGCGGCGCAAGCATCCGTCGGCAACGTCACTGCCTCCTCACCGCTCGCTCAGCGTCAAGCAGCGACGTTCCGGGTAGTGCAGGGGCTGGTGGATCCACAGTGCTACAGCTTCGAGTCGGTCGCATCTCCCGGGAAGTACTTGAACATCTCCACGACGACGGATGGCTACATCGTCTTGGCCACGCCTTCTGCGACCAGCAGCCGTAACGCGACCTGGTGCGCAGAGGACGCGGAATTCGGCGTGGGACTCTCTTTCCCGGCCGCCCGTGATCCGTGGCGCAAGCTTCGCATGCACCAGAACGGTCTCGTCTATGGTGGTGCGACGTTCAGTGCGGGAGTGCCGAACGGCGACGACGCCGCCAACTACATCCCTGACACCGCATGGGTCTTCGGCGAGCCTTGGGTGACCGCACCGTAG
- a CDS encoding barstar family protein yields MTLEGGEVGPTSTARGFLWATEGPWVYVGHGEQGREKWIPSSFYITAELDDACVRTLRGWKMRSYEGLMNEFGAALQFFDGFGENWSALSDCLRSLDEWLPAKAYVLVVERAEEVLVDDPLDVEAFLRTLHSAGESWSAAVDSPEIYARPPIPFHVLLNVSDAHPEGIDRFVRTAAEARTHIALRVGRR; encoded by the coding sequence ATGACGCTCGAAGGGGGAGAGGTCGGCCCGACGTCGACCGCGAGGGGCTTCCTCTGGGCGACGGAAGGTCCGTGGGTGTACGTCGGACACGGCGAGCAGGGGCGCGAGAAGTGGATTCCATCGTCGTTCTACATAACGGCCGAGCTGGATGACGCGTGTGTGCGGACGCTCCGCGGGTGGAAGATGCGTTCTTACGAAGGACTGATGAACGAGTTCGGAGCTGCGCTCCAGTTCTTCGACGGATTCGGGGAGAACTGGTCGGCGCTGAGCGACTGCCTCCGATCTCTGGACGAGTGGCTGCCGGCCAAGGCCTACGTGCTCGTCGTCGAGCGCGCGGAAGAGGTTCTCGTCGACGATCCCCTTGATGTCGAAGCGTTCTTGCGCACGCTCCATTCGGCCGGAGAATCCTGGTCTGCAGCCGTGGACAGCCCCGAGATCTATGCGCGTCCGCCCATCCCGTTCCACGTGCTGCTGAACGTCAGCGATGCGCACCCGGAGGGCATCGACCGATTCGTCCGCACTGCCGCCGAGGCGCGAACCCACATCGCCTTGCGTGTGGGCCGTCGATGA
- a CDS encoding adenylosuccinate synthase produces the protein MPGIVIVGVQWGDEGKGKATDLLGERTDWVVKFNGGNNAGHTVVVGDEKYALHLLPSGILSPGVTPVIGNGVVVDLEVLFFELEALAARGIDVSRLKVSANAHIITQYHRTLDKVTERFLGKRMIGTTGRGIGPAYADKINRVGIRVQDLFDENILRQKVEGALDQKNHLLVKIFNRRAITADEVVEDLLSYAERLRPMVADTGYLIAQALDRGEVVVFEGGQATMLDIDHGTYPFVTSSSATAGGAATGAGVGPGALDRIVGIVKAYTTRVGSGPFPTELFDEQGEWLRKQGFEFGTTTGRPRRVGWYDAPITRYATRINGITDLVLTKLDILTGLEQIPVCVAYDVDGERFDEVPVNQTDFHHAKPILEYFPGWNEDISVARTFEDLPQNAQDYVLALEKMSNTRISVIGVGPERDQVIVRHGLLD, from the coding sequence ATGCCAGGAATCGTTATCGTCGGCGTGCAGTGGGGCGACGAAGGAAAGGGCAAGGCCACCGATCTTCTCGGTGAGCGCACCGACTGGGTGGTGAAGTTCAACGGCGGCAACAACGCCGGGCACACCGTCGTCGTCGGCGATGAGAAGTACGCGCTGCACCTGCTGCCCTCCGGCATCCTGTCTCCGGGCGTGACGCCCGTGATCGGCAACGGCGTCGTGGTCGACCTCGAGGTGCTGTTCTTCGAGCTCGAGGCGCTCGCCGCCCGCGGCATCGATGTCTCGCGCCTCAAGGTCAGCGCCAACGCGCACATCATCACGCAGTACCACCGCACGCTCGACAAGGTCACCGAGCGCTTCCTCGGCAAGCGCATGATCGGCACGACCGGGCGCGGCATCGGCCCGGCGTACGCCGACAAGATCAATCGCGTGGGCATCCGTGTGCAGGACCTGTTCGACGAGAACATCCTGCGCCAGAAGGTCGAGGGCGCCCTCGACCAGAAGAACCATCTTCTGGTGAAGATCTTCAACCGCCGTGCGATCACCGCAGACGAGGTCGTCGAAGACCTGCTGTCGTACGCCGAGCGACTGCGGCCCATGGTGGCCGACACCGGCTACCTGATCGCCCAGGCCCTGGACCGCGGCGAGGTCGTCGTGTTCGAGGGCGGCCAGGCGACGATGCTCGACATCGACCACGGCACCTACCCGTTCGTGACCTCGTCTTCGGCGACGGCCGGAGGCGCGGCGACGGGTGCGGGCGTCGGGCCTGGTGCGCTCGACCGCATCGTCGGTATCGTCAAGGCCTACACGACTCGCGTCGGCTCGGGTCCGTTCCCGACCGAGCTCTTCGACGAGCAGGGCGAGTGGCTGCGCAAGCAGGGCTTCGAGTTCGGCACCACCACCGGCCGTCCGCGCCGGGTGGGCTGGTACGACGCTCCCATCACGCGCTACGCGACGCGCATCAACGGCATCACCGACCTGGTGCTCACCAAGCTCGACATCCTCACGGGTCTCGAGCAGATCCCGGTGTGCGTCGCCTACGACGTCGATGGCGAACGCTTCGACGAGGTGCCGGTCAACCAGACCGACTTCCACCACGCGAAGCCGATCCTGGAGTACTTCCCCGGCTGGAACGAGGACATCTCGGTCGCGCGCACCTTCGAGGACCTGCCGCAGAACGCGCAGGACTATGTGCTGGCGCTCGAGAAGATGAGCAACACGCGCATCTCGGTGATCGGCGTCGGCCCGGAGCGCGACCAGGTCATCGTCCGCCACGGTCTGCTCGACTGA
- a CDS encoding beta-propeller fold lactonase family protein, translating to MTRFWLGGYGAAMDGSADGIGLLAGDEGREASTLAYRGAVVETPSPSWLAQHPTLDVVYAALEGDSAVQSFSRAGEAALAPLGAPAPVGQYVCHVAVAPNGSALIASCYGDGRVVRFDLDAEGRIVPPKPDAAAALRAALFGDADPDAAAATPPGDGVAAIDPYGVGGDRVSHAHAAVFLPDGRVATTDLGFDLVRFWRQSGSGLVLDHEVVLPLGTGPRHMVLHPSGHLHVVTEYSCEVFTLARAADGTWSVVSVTLTSPIAEVGTDFPAELARTRDGQFLYTALRGSNTIAALRVRGGGESLESVALADSGVDWPRHHLVHEGKMLVAGQRSDTITLIDLDERTGAPLGIRHEAQVPTPTHFLPVR from the coding sequence GTGACGCGCTTCTGGCTGGGCGGCTACGGTGCCGCGATGGACGGCTCGGCCGACGGCATCGGCCTGCTCGCGGGGGATGAGGGCCGCGAGGCCTCGACTCTCGCCTACCGCGGTGCCGTGGTCGAGACGCCGTCGCCGTCGTGGCTGGCGCAGCATCCGACCCTCGATGTCGTCTACGCGGCACTCGAGGGCGACTCCGCGGTGCAGTCCTTCTCACGCGCAGGGGAGGCCGCCCTTGCGCCGCTGGGTGCGCCCGCGCCGGTCGGCCAGTACGTCTGCCACGTCGCGGTGGCGCCGAACGGTTCGGCCCTGATCGCCAGCTGCTACGGCGACGGTCGCGTGGTGCGGTTCGACCTGGATGCGGAAGGCCGTATCGTGCCTCCGAAGCCGGATGCCGCGGCGGCGCTCCGCGCAGCACTGTTCGGTGACGCCGACCCGGATGCTGCCGCTGCGACTCCGCCCGGCGACGGCGTCGCCGCGATCGACCCGTACGGGGTGGGCGGCGACCGCGTCTCCCACGCGCACGCTGCCGTCTTCCTGCCCGACGGACGCGTCGCCACGACCGACCTCGGCTTCGACCTCGTGCGGTTCTGGCGGCAGAGCGGCAGTGGGCTCGTGCTCGACCACGAGGTCGTGCTCCCGCTCGGCACCGGACCGCGGCACATGGTCCTGCACCCCAGCGGACACCTCCATGTGGTCACCGAGTACTCCTGTGAGGTCTTCACCCTCGCGCGCGCGGCAGACGGCACCTGGAGTGTCGTGTCGGTGACCCTGACGAGCCCGATCGCCGAGGTGGGGACGGACTTCCCGGCAGAACTCGCACGTACGCGCGACGGACAGTTCCTCTACACGGCTCTGCGCGGCAGCAACACCATCGCCGCGCTGCGGGTGCGGGGTGGCGGCGAGTCTCTGGAATCCGTGGCGCTCGCCGATTCCGGTGTCGACTGGCCGCGGCATCATCTGGTCCACGAGGGCAAGATGCTCGTCGCGGGGCAGCGCTCCGACACGATCACGCTGATCGACCTCGACGAGCGCACGGGCGCGCCCCTCGGTATCCGTCACGAGGCGCAGGTTCCGACCCCGACGCACTTCCTGCCGGTGCGCTGA
- a CDS encoding beta-ketoacyl-[acyl-carrier-protein] synthase family protein, translated as MNGRRSVVITGVGAVTPSGLTVSASWASVRAGRSGITRLPPEISGSGPVQVGGVVHGFTTPVDLAASLARHLTPMQLWAITAADEALADAGVQGQPWQTDVAQVIVATGSGPVAATVHAANALREHGPRRVPPGLTAYGTADAIAGVLSRRYAFLGQTHAVAAACASGAVAIGEALRRIRHGYADTVLVVGMEDCLNPLHLAAHANLRSVATGFGDDPSSASRPFDRARTGFVMAQGAAAVLVESADAARERGIRPLATIAGFGATSDAHHATAPDPAAAGATRAINACLADADVDAAEIDHVNTHGTGTVLGDEAELVALTQALGRRASSVPLTATKSTTGHLLGAAGVVEAVIIAMTLRDQVLPPTMNLSHPCADDWDFVRDRERPHPVRTVLSTSFGFGGHNAALLLTASE; from the coding sequence ATGAACGGCAGGCGATCCGTGGTCATCACCGGTGTCGGCGCGGTCACACCGAGCGGACTGACGGTATCGGCGTCATGGGCGTCTGTGCGCGCGGGACGAAGCGGCATCACCCGCCTCCCTCCGGAGATCTCCGGCTCAGGCCCTGTGCAGGTCGGCGGAGTGGTGCACGGCTTCACCACCCCGGTCGATCTGGCGGCATCGCTCGCCCGGCACCTCACCCCGATGCAGCTGTGGGCGATCACCGCCGCCGATGAAGCACTCGCCGACGCGGGCGTCCAGGGGCAGCCGTGGCAGACGGATGTCGCGCAGGTGATCGTCGCCACAGGATCCGGGCCCGTGGCGGCGACAGTCCACGCGGCGAATGCACTGCGCGAGCACGGACCTCGCCGGGTGCCGCCAGGGCTCACCGCCTACGGAACGGCGGATGCGATCGCCGGCGTGCTCAGCAGACGGTACGCATTCCTCGGTCAGACCCACGCGGTCGCCGCGGCCTGCGCGAGTGGAGCGGTCGCGATCGGGGAAGCCCTTCGACGGATCCGCCACGGCTACGCCGACACCGTGCTGGTCGTCGGGATGGAGGATTGCCTCAACCCGCTGCACCTCGCCGCGCACGCGAACCTCCGCTCGGTCGCGACGGGCTTCGGCGACGACCCCTCGTCGGCCTCACGCCCCTTCGACCGCGCCCGCACGGGCTTCGTCATGGCTCAGGGCGCGGCCGCCGTACTGGTGGAATCCGCCGATGCCGCACGGGAGCGCGGCATTCGGCCCCTCGCGACGATCGCCGGATTCGGCGCGACCAGCGACGCACATCACGCCACCGCGCCCGACCCTGCCGCCGCGGGGGCGACGAGGGCGATCAACGCCTGCCTCGCGGACGCCGATGTCGACGCCGCCGAGATCGACCACGTGAACACGCACGGCACGGGCACCGTCCTGGGCGATGAGGCCGAGCTGGTCGCGCTCACGCAGGCGCTCGGCCGGAGAGCATCGTCCGTTCCCCTCACCGCGACCAAGTCGACGACCGGACATCTGCTCGGTGCGGCCGGCGTCGTCGAGGCCGTCATCATCGCGATGACGCTCCGCGATCAGGTGCTGCCCCCGACGATGAATCTGTCGCATCCGTGTGCCGACGACTGGGACTTCGTACGCGACAGGGAACGACCGCATCCGGTCCGCACCGTGCTGTCGACCTCGTTCGGCTTCGGCGGCCACAACGCGGCGCTGCTGCTCACCGCGAGCGAATGA
- a CDS encoding long-chain fatty acid--CoA ligase — MFIRIGTPPFPRKPTPGVVTSLTPTLHRIAADDPDRWAIVGRDAHLTYGELHAESRRISATLESQLMMAATTDHPHLPSALPPIVAICLSTAVDIARISVAVEAGPRILTVIDERWPTALQMRLIAATGATALITDAPALKTALRASGWRGPVLRLADLAPTTPNAAEPEVPADDTPFLLLTSSGTTGAPKAFLKTRAQYAANIEVSREHLGAHDGVATFAPGPMSYSLTLYTLFEVLATGGQLHVADGLDELWLTSRVHDERITRLVTIPAAVTTLVDAALRHPGRYDGIELIVTGGAALSASTRADVAEALPHARSIGYFGTGELGFIGDDRAGDEAIRLYPQVEARVRGDDGDDLAPGELGSLWVRSPSCSTDYLPKTSTTSLTDADGWASVHDQGRLLGRDFTFVGRRGDVVTTGGHTVALDEVDRAFEGMPGLSTCCAITESDERLGTRIALVTEGVAPPAAELRRWAKQHLAPASVPRRWYALPEFPRTVGGKIRRAAVADLVALGKERT, encoded by the coding sequence GTGTTCATTAGAATAGGGACACCACCCTTTCCGCGCAAACCCACCCCAGGAGTCGTCACGTCTCTCACCCCGACGCTGCACCGTATCGCGGCCGACGACCCCGACCGCTGGGCGATCGTCGGCCGCGATGCCCACCTGACGTACGGCGAACTCCACGCCGAGTCCCGTCGAATCTCAGCGACTCTCGAGAGCCAGCTCATGATGGCCGCGACCACGGATCATCCGCATCTCCCCTCGGCCCTGCCACCGATCGTCGCCATCTGCTTGTCCACCGCCGTCGACATCGCACGCATCTCCGTCGCGGTAGAGGCCGGCCCGCGCATTCTCACCGTCATCGATGAACGATGGCCGACCGCTCTACAGATGCGACTGATCGCCGCCACCGGAGCGACGGCCCTCATCACGGATGCTCCTGCGCTCAAAACGGCACTTCGAGCGAGCGGATGGCGCGGACCGGTCCTCCGACTCGCCGACCTCGCCCCCACCACCCCGAATGCCGCGGAGCCGGAGGTTCCCGCCGACGACACCCCGTTCCTGCTGCTGACGTCATCCGGTACGACGGGCGCGCCGAAGGCGTTCCTCAAGACGCGAGCGCAGTACGCGGCGAACATCGAGGTGTCCCGCGAGCACTTGGGCGCGCACGATGGCGTCGCGACTTTCGCGCCCGGCCCGATGTCGTACAGCCTGACCCTGTACACACTGTTCGAGGTACTCGCCACGGGTGGTCAGCTGCACGTCGCCGACGGCCTGGACGAGCTGTGGCTCACCTCCCGCGTGCACGACGAGCGCATCACGCGCCTCGTCACGATCCCCGCGGCGGTGACGACACTCGTCGACGCAGCCCTCCGCCATCCGGGACGGTACGACGGCATCGAGCTCATCGTCACGGGAGGGGCGGCGCTCTCCGCATCGACGCGAGCCGACGTCGCCGAGGCGCTCCCCCATGCCCGGAGCATCGGCTACTTCGGCACCGGCGAACTCGGCTTCATCGGCGACGATCGCGCCGGCGACGAAGCCATCCGGCTCTACCCGCAGGTCGAGGCCCGCGTCCGTGGCGATGACGGCGACGACCTGGCTCCCGGCGAGCTCGGCAGTCTCTGGGTGCGCTCGCCCTCCTGCTCGACCGACTACCTGCCGAAGACGAGCACGACATCGTTGACGGACGCTGACGGCTGGGCGAGCGTGCACGATCAAGGGCGACTGCTCGGCCGGGACTTCACGTTCGTCGGCCGAAGAGGCGACGTCGTCACCACGGGCGGACACACCGTCGCGCTCGACGAGGTCGACCGCGCGTTCGAAGGGATGCCGGGCCTCAGCACCTGTTGCGCGATCACCGAGAGCGACGAGCGTCTCGGCACGCGTATCGCGCTGGTCACCGAAGGCGTCGCCCCACCCGCCGCGGAGCTGCGTCGGTGGGCGAAACAGCATCTCGCCCCGGCATCCGTTCCGCGCCGCTGGTACGCACTGCCGGAGTTTCCGCGGACCGTCGGTGGGAAGATCCGTCGCGCCGCCGTCGCGGATCTCGTGGCGCTCGGGAAGGAGCGAACATGA
- a CDS encoding biotin transporter BioY, with amino-acid sequence MTTSRATDTSASLGRIAVFAALIVVLGTVIVPLPSGVPITAQTLGVMLAGLVLGPRLAPLAVVLVLALAAVGLPVLAGGRGGLGVFVGPSAGYLVGWIAGVVVIGLLMRTGRFTWWRSATAAFVGGVLVVYAFGIPVQALVTGVPLGPTALSSLAFLPGDLIKVVAATLVAVALRRAYPRAFTDGRRVRTVSAV; translated from the coding sequence ATGACCACGTCCCGCGCCACCGACACGAGCGCCTCGCTCGGCCGCATCGCGGTCTTCGCCGCACTGATCGTCGTGCTCGGCACGGTGATCGTGCCCCTTCCGAGCGGTGTGCCGATCACGGCGCAGACCCTGGGGGTCATGCTCGCCGGACTCGTGCTGGGGCCGCGTCTCGCGCCACTCGCCGTGGTCCTGGTGCTCGCGCTCGCCGCGGTCGGACTTCCGGTTCTCGCGGGTGGTCGTGGCGGCCTCGGCGTGTTCGTCGGACCGAGTGCCGGGTACCTCGTCGGCTGGATCGCCGGAGTCGTGGTGATCGGGCTCCTCATGCGCACGGGACGCTTCACGTGGTGGCGTTCCGCGACTGCCGCGTTCGTCGGCGGGGTGCTCGTCGTCTACGCATTCGGCATCCCTGTGCAGGCGCTCGTGACCGGCGTGCCGCTCGGACCCACCGCGCTGTCGAGTCTCGCCTTCCTGCCGGGAGACCTGATCAAGGTGGTGGCCGCGACGCTGGTTGCGGTCGCGCTCCGGCGGGCCTACCCGCGTGCGTTCACCGACGGCCGGCGGGTGCGGACGGTTTCTGCGGTCTAG